The DNA region GGCCGCGGTGAGGAAGGCCTGCGCCGCCTCCTGCGTGCGCGCATCGGCCCGCACCAGGGCCTGGAAGGCGAAGGGCGGCATGCCGGCGTCCGCGCGCTCGGCCAGCTGCCGCGCGGCGAAGGCCGGGTAGTCGTGCCGGCGCAGCGCGGCGTACAGCGCGTGGTCGGCATGCCAGGTCTGCACCCACATCTCGCTCGGCCGGCCCCCCTGGTCGGCCATGTACTGGGCGTCGCGCCCGGCGCGGCCGGCGGCCTGCATCAGCAGGGCGAACAGGCGCTCGGGCGCGCGGAAGTCGCTGGAAAACAGGGCGCCGTCTGGCTGCACCGCGGCCACCAGCGTGATGCGCCGGAAGTCGTGGCCCTTGGCGACCATCTGCGTGCCCACCAGCACATCCACCTCGCCCGCGTGCACCTGGGCGAGCTGCTCTTCGAGCGCACCCTTGGCCTTGGTGGTGTCGGCGTCGATGCGGGCCACGCGGGCGGCCCGGCGCTCCGGCGTGATCACGTTGCGCAGCAACGCGGCCAATTGCTCTTCCAGCTGTTCGGTGCCGCGCCCGATGGGCGCGATGTCCGGGTTGCCGCAGGTGGGGCAGGCGAAAGGCACGCGGACCGTGTATGCGCAGTGGTGGCAGCGCAGGGTGCGGTCGATCTTGTGGAACACCTGGTGGGCGCTGCAGTGCGGGCAGTCGCTCTTCCAGCCGCATTCGGTGCAGTGCAGCACGGGCGCGAAGCCGCGCCGGTTGAGCAGCACCAGGCACTGCTCGCCGCGCTCCACGCGCTCGGTGATGGCGGCAATGAGCGGCGGTGAGAACACGCTGCCTCGGGGCTGCTGCGCCAGGTCCACCACCCGCACGCGGGGCAGGGCGCCGGCGCCGATGCGGCTGGGCATGGCGAGGCGCAGGTAGCGCCCGCCCTGCGGGTCTTCCGGCGTGGGCGGGCGGCTGGCGTGCCAGGTTTCCAGCGACGGCGTGGCCGAGCCCAGGATGACCTTGGCGCCTTGGTCGCGTCCCCGCCAGATGGCCAGATCGCGGGCGGAGTAGCGCGCGCCTTCCTGCTGCTTGTAGCTGGCGTCGTGCTCCTCGTCCACCACGATGAGCTTCAGGCCCGGCAGGCTGGCGAACACCGCCATGCGCGTGCCCAGCACGATGCGCGCCGTGCCGGCGTGCGCGGCCAGCCAGCTCTTGAGCCGCTGCGGGTTGGTCATGCCGCTGTGCAGGCTGACGACGCTGCCCGGGCCGTAGCGGCCGGCAAAGCGGGCATTGAAGCGCTCTTCCAGCTGCGGCGTGAGGTTGATCTCGGGCACCATCACCAGCGCCTGGGCGGTCGGGTCGGCTTCCAGCGCCTGCTGCACGCAGCGCAGGTAGACCTCGGTCTTGCCGCTGCCGGTGCTGCCGTACAGCAGGAAGGGGCCTGGATGCTGGTCGATTTGGGCTCTGGCGCTTTCCTGTTCTGCGCTGAGTGCTATTGATTCAGTAGTATTTTCCGAGCCGCTGGCCGAGGTGGCCACCTTGGCGGGGCGGCGCAGACGGCGGCCCAGCTGCTCCGGCGACAGGTCGCGCAGCTGCGGGGGCAGGGCGGCCAGGGCGACTTCCCCCAGGGAGCGCTGGTAGTAATGCGCCGCAAAGGCCACCAGGCGGCGCCAGGACCGGTCCAGCGGAGCCACGCCGTCGAGCACGCCCGCCACGGCGCGGGGTGCCATGCCATCGGGCAGGCCGGCGCCGTGGTCCGGCGTGTCCCACACCACGCCCAGCACCTCCCGCCGTCCCAGAGGCACCCGCACCAGCGTGCCGGGCGCCAGGGGCTCCGCGCAGGCATAGGTCAACAGGTCGCCCACGGCGCTGTGCGCAGGCGTTTGCACGGCCACCTGGACAGAGGCGCACGGCGGCGCAGCACCCGCAGGCGAGGGCAGACCGTCTGCCGTCACGGTGCAAACCCCTCAGGCGCGGACGCTGCATGCGCCAGCCGCCGGACGGCGCACGGCACGGCTGGCCGCACGGCGCGGCCGCGGGTCGACAAGGGGGCAATGGGAGGGGGCGAACAAGCGCAGGAAGGGGTCACGTCACCCGATTGTCGGCGTTGCACGGCGCCCATCGGGGGGCTGACATAACGGCCCCATGCGACTTTCTGTGGATAACTTTGTTGACATCCGGGGTGCAGCCCGCCCGCAAGCCGCGTCGGCGCTGGGTGCCGGCGGATGGGAGGGGCTTCGGCCGGCGCCAAAAAAGTCATATGAATCAAATAACTTTGCTGCAGTGCATCGAAAGCCGCGGCGCGCGCTGGGAAAGCATGGCGAAAGCCTCCGCTCGGCCCAAGGTGTGCATAACTGGGCTTGTCAAGGGCTGCGCGCCGGAAGAAATGTGCTACCGCGCCGGGCGCGCCTGCGGTTCTGCCTTCAAATGCCGCAGCAAGTGCTTGATTTGACAGGGATTCCCGACATTTCCAGAATTTCTGTGGATAACTTTGTTGATATCCCGCTCCGGAACGCTGCGGGCCCTTGAAAACACAGGGTTTTGTTACTTTGCCCGTAAAAACGGCATTGGGCGATGCCCTATGCAAATCAATGACTTACGTAGCGATTCGGCTTTTTTGAGCGCCCGCAAGTTCGGACGGTGAAAACCGGAGCGCTCGACGGCGGAAGCACCGCAAGTGTGCATAAGTCAAGGTTCCTGATGCCCCGAATGGGCGAAAGACACCCCACCCCGCGGCTGCGGTTGGAAACAATGCGTAACCGGGCGGCGCCGATGGAACTTTCGTGCCGCCTGGACTACCGAGCTGCGGGTCAGAGCGGGCGACGTTGTGCCCGGGAGTGGCTGTGCACGGCTTCCACCAACGCGGCCACGTGCTCGGGCGGGGTGTATTGGCTGATGCCGTGGCCCAGGTTGAAGATGTGCGTGGGGCCGGTGGTCGTCCGGTCGGTGTGCGGGGTGCCGAAGCTGTCCAGCACGGCGCGCGCCTGGGCTGCAATGGCGTCCGGCGGGGCAAACAGCACGTTCGGGTCGATGTTGCCCTGCAGCGCCTTGCCCGGGCCGCCCACCGCGCCGCCCACCAGGGCGCGGGCCTTGGCCAGATTGGCCGTCCAGTCCAGGCCCAGCACCTCGCAGTCCAGGCCGCCCATCTCGTCGAGCCACAGCGCGCCGCCCTTGGTGAAGACGATGCGTGGCACGTCGGTGCCGTCCACGCCCGTGCGCTTGAGCTGCGCCAGCACGCGGCGCGTGTACGCCAGGCTGAACTGCTGGAACATGCCATCGGCCAGCACGCCGCCCCAGCTGTCGAAGACCATTACGGCCTGTGCGCCGGCATCGATCTGGGCGTTCAGATAGGCAGCGACGGCATCGGCGTTGATTTCCAGGATGCGGTGCATCAGGTCGGGGCGGCTGTACATCAGCGTCTTGACCTGGCGGTAGTCGTCACTGCCCTTGCCCTCGACCATGTAGCAGGCCAGCGTCCACGGGCTGCCCGAGAAGCCGATCAGCGGCACGCGGCCGTTCAAGGCCTTGCGGATGCTGGTCACGGCGTCGAACACGTAGCGCAGCTTGTCCATGTCGGGCACGGCCAGTTCGGCCACAGCGGCCTCGTCGCGCACGTTCTTGGCGAAGCGCGGGCCTTCGCCCTGCGCGAACGACAGGCCCAGGCCCATGGCGTCCGGCACCGTGAGGATGTCGCTGAACAGGATGGCCGCGTCGAGCGGAAAGCGGTCCAGCGGCTGCAGCGTGACGTCGGTGGCGTACTGCACATTGGTCGCCAGGCCCATGAAGCTGCCCGCCTTGGCGCGCGTGGCCAGGTATTCCGGCAGGTAGCGGCCGGCCTGGCGCATGAGCCACAGGGGCGTGTAGTCGGTGGCCTGGCGGCGGCAGGCGCGCAGGAAGGTGTCGTTCTGGAGCGGGGCGAAACTCATGGCGGGCATTGTCGCAGGGCGTCTGGAAGGGCCTGGGCCGAAGCCGGTATGTCTTGCCTCAGATCAAGAAATCAGGCGCGCCGCCCGGGGCCGGGTGCATATCTTCATAACGCCAGATGCTGAGCGGTGTGCCAGCATGCAGGCTGCTGCGCTGCCGGTTGGCGGCCAGCGCCCCCTGAAACCCTGCAGAACACCCCGCCATGATTCCACGCCGCCAGTTCCTCACCCGTTCCGCCCTGCTCGCCGCCGCGCCGCTGGCGGCTGCTGTCCCCGCCTGGGCGCAGGACCCCACGCTGCGCCTGGTCGTCGGCTACCCGCCCGGCGGCTCCAGCGACCGCGTGGCCCGCATCGTGGCCGACAAGCTGCAGGCGGCGCTCGGCCACCCGGTGATCGTCGAGAACAAGGTGGGCGCGGGCGGCCGCATCTCGGCCCAGTACGTGAAGAACGCGCCCGCCAGCCAGCCCATGCTGCTGCTGGCCAATCCGGCGGTGATGGTGGTGTCGCCCCTGGTCGTGAACGACGTGGGCTACGACCCCGTAAAGGACTTCGTGCCCGTGAGCGAAGTGAACAACTACGTGTTCGGCGTGGCCGTGTCCACCGGCGTGCCGGTCAAGGAACTCTCGCACCTGCTGGCCTGGCTGCGCGCCAACCCCAGCCAGGCCAACATCGGCGTGCCCGCCACGGGCAGCCTGCCGCACTTCTTCGCGCTCATGCTGGGCCAGCAGGCCCAGGTGACGGCCGAGGCCGTGGGCTACAAGGGCTCGGCCCCGCTGCTCACCGACCTGATCGGCGGCCAGGTGCCCGTGGCCGTGGACACGCTCGACAGCCTGATCCCGCAGCATGAGGCCGGCAAGATCCGCATCCTGGCCGTGTCGAGCGAACAGCGCCACCCGCTGGTGCCGCAGGTGCCCACGCTCAAGGAAGGCGGCGTAAAGCTCGCCGCATCGGGGTGGAACACGGTGTTCGCGCCCAAGTCCCTGCCGCAGTCGCAGGTGGACCGCTACGCCGGCCTGATCCAGAAGGCCATGCAGGATGCCGACACGCAGCGCCTGTTCAAGGCCGGCAACCTCGACCCCGTGGTGGCCTCGGCCGCGCAGACGCGCCAGCGCCTGGCCGCCTACCGCCAGCAGTGGGAACCGGTCATCAAGGCTTCCGGCTACCGGCCCTGAGCCTGGGTTGCGCCGGGGCCGCCCCCTGGCCGCTGGCGGCTTAGCCTTCGGGCGACGGCCGCGCGCCGCCTGTGCCGCCGCCGCAGGCGTTAAGGTAGCGGCCCGGCCGCGGTGCGGGCGTCTACCGCCTGTTGCTATGCATTTTGATGGGCATGCGCCCGTCCCTGCTGCGCTGCGGGCTGTTTTTCTCTCAAAGATTTTCCGATGCAACGACCGAACATCGTCTTCATCGTGGCCGACGATCTCGGCTATGCGGACCTGGGCTGCTACGGCGGGCGCGATGCGGCCTTCGGCCCCGTCTCGCCCGTGCTCGACCAGCTGGCCGCCGGCGGTTTGAAGCTCACCCAGGGCTATTCCAACTCGCCCGTGTGCTCGCCCACGCGCTTCGCGCTGATGACGGCGCGCTACCAATACCGCCTGCGCGGCGCGGCCGAGGAGCCCATCCGCACGGCCACGCGCGGCAACGACCAGCTGGGCCTGCGCCCCGAGCACCCCACGCTGCCCTCGCTGCTGAAGGACGCCGGCTACCGCACGGGGCTCATGGGCAAGTGGCACCTGGGCTACCCGCCGCACTTCGGCCCCTTGAAGTCGGGCTACGAGGAATACTTCGGCCCCATGTCGGGCGGGGTGGACTACTTCACCCACTGTGGCGCCAACGGCGTGCACGACCTGTGGTTCGGCGAGGAAGAGAAGGCCGACGAGGGCTACCTCACCGACCTGATCACGAACTACTCGGTGGACTACATCGAACGCATGGCGGCAGGCGCGCAAGCCGGCACGCCGTTCTTCCTGAGCGTGCACTACACCGCCCCGCACTGGCCATGGGAGACGCGCGACGACGAGGCGCTGGCGCATGAGCTGAAGGACAGCAAGCAGGCCATTTACCACCTGGCCGGCGGCAATGTGGAAACCTACCGCCGCATGATCCACCACATGGACGAAGGCATCGGCCGCATCGTGCAGACGCTGCGCGCGCACGGCCTGGAGCGCGACACGCTGATCGTCTTCACCAGCGACAACGGCGGCGAGCGCTTCTCGGACAACTGGCCGCTGGTGGGCGGCAAGATGGATCTGACCGAGGGCGGCATCCGCGTGCCTTGGATCGCGCACTGGCCCGCGGTGATCGCGCCCGGCGGCACCAGCACGCAGCCCTGCCTGACCATGGACTGGTCCGCGACGATGCTCGATGTGGGCGGCGCGCAGCCGCATGCCGATTACCCGCTCGACGGCCAGACCCTGGCGCCGCTGTTGCGCAACGCCGCCTGGACGGCCGACCGCCCGCTCTTCTGGCGCATGAACCACCGCGGCCAGCGCGCCATGCGCCACGGCGACTGGAAGTATCTGCGCGTGGACGGCGTGGACTACCTCTTCAACCTGGCGCAGGACGAACGCGAGCGGGCCAACCTGGCGCCGCTGCAGCCCGCCAGGCTGGCGGACATGGTGCAGGCCTGGGAGGCGTGGAACGCGAGCATGCCGGCGATTCCGGGGGATGCGACGGTGAGCCTTTGCTATACGGAGAAGGACATGCCGGGGCGGTAGGACGCTCGGCCCGCGAACGCGGCAGCAGCGCTTTTCGCCCGCGCCGCTATCTGGCAAGACTGCTGGGGCCATTGGCCCGAAAATGTCCCCCCACGGGTAGACTCGGGCCATGACCACGCTTCTTCTTTGCACCTGTGCCGCTTTGGCCGCGCTGCTCCACGCAGCCGCAGGTGTGCGGGCGCTCGCCCCAAAGAACGCGCGTCGTCAACGAACGCCCGCACATCCCTGAGCCCGGCGGCACCCCTCTCCCCTTTACCTTCAGCGCAAACATCCACCGCCGGGCACCCGCCTCGCGCGGCTGCGGCCGGCTTGACCTCTCGGGCAACCGCCGCATTCGATGGAGTGCCTTGTATGCATGATGCTGTGGTGATCGCTCTGGGTGAGCGGACATTGACCGAACTCGATTCTTCTCGCTTGTCGAGGCTGGCGGACCAACAGCGGCCCGCCGTTCTTGCCGACGTTCTCGCCCAAGCCGAGGTGATCCGCTCCCGCGCCGTGCGGGATGACGTGGTCACTATGTACTCGCGCGTGGAACTGGTGGACCTGCATACCCGGCGGCGCCAGATGCTGACCCTTTGCTACCCGCGAGATGCCCAACCGGCGGCCGGGCTCATCTTGGTGCTGTCGCCGGTGGGCATGGGCGTGCTGGGGCTAAAAGTGGGCGACGTTGCCCGCTGGCCCACCCCGCATGGCGAAGAGTGCGCCGCCACCATCGAAGCCATCGAGTTCCAGCCCGAAGCCGCGGGCGACTTCACTACTTAGCCGGGCACCGCCACCGGCCATGCACGGCTGCGGACTGGCCGCGGCCCCTCTCATCGCCTGCCCCATCGGCGCCGTACCGCGGCCGCCCTTGAAGGGCCACGCCATTCGAAAGGACGTTTCACCATGATCCCCCGCTCCATTCTTGCCGTTACCGACTTTTCGATCCAGGGCACCCTCGCCATGGCGCGAGCCGCGCTGCTGTGCGCCAAGCACGGCGCAACGCTCAAGCTTGTCTACCTGGCGCCTGCTGATGAGGCCCCACCGCCGGACGCGGCCGTGCGCTTGTCGCACCACGCGCTGCAGCTGCAGCAGCGCCACTACATCACGGTGCACGCGGCAACGCGCACCGACTTCATGGCCGCGAGCGTCGCGTCCGAGGCGAAGAGCGCCGACCTAGTGGTGTGGGGCACCGCTCCCTTGCGGGGCCTGCGCGGCTGGTTCTCCGCGCACCCGGCCATCCGATTGCTGCGCGCCACCAAGCGTCCTGTGCTCGTGGTACGTCAGCGCGCCGAGCAGCCCTACCAAAGCGTGATGGTCGCCGTGGACTTTTCGGCCGCATCGCGCCGTCTGGTCGAATGGGCCGTCGCCCTGCACCCCTCTGCGCGGGTTGAACTGTTCCATGCCATTGACACCGCGAATGAGGGCAAGCTGCGCTATGCCGAAGTGTCCGAGCAGGCCATCCGGATGTACCGCGAGGAGTGCCGGCGCCATGCGCAGAGCCGGATGCTCACACTGTTCGACTCGAACGACGCACGGCGCAACCGACTCTCCTCGTCGATCGGCCGCGGCAACCCTGCACGGCAGGTTCTGGTGCAGCAGCAAAGCATGGGCGCGGACCTGATCGTGGTGGGCAAGCATCCCGCATCCTGGCTTGCTGACCTGGTGTTCGAGAGTGTGGCCCAGCGCGTGCTGCACGGTGCCCGCGCGGATGTGCTGGTCGCGCCGCACGGCTTTCAACCCGCCTCCCGTGGCGCTGCCATCGAGCGCCTCTCTACCGATATGCCCGTACGCCGCGTCAAGGCAGGAGCACCGCGCCCGCCGGGTTATCCGAACCCGGCGGCGATGCCGGCCGGCACCTGACCGACGGGCTGCGCAGGCGAAGGGGGCAACGCAGGGCGACCGGCATTCGGGCGCCGGTGCAGGGGATGCTCGCTTTCCGTAAGCCGGCTTCGTCAGCACCGGGATCCGCCGTGCGCAGGCCTCGCCAGGGGCGTGCGTGCGGCAGGCGCCTTCAGTCCAACCCCCCGCCCTCCACCAGCCGCGTCACCAGCGGATGCATCACCTTGCGCACGTTGTAGATCAGGTGGAACTGCTCCTGCACGTCGTCCGTGGTGCCCACGTGCACCAGGCCGTGGGTGCGCGACAGCATCTCGCCCAGAGAGGCGGGCGCGGGCATGACGCCCATGCCGGTGCTGGCGAAGGTGGCGAGCAGGGCGCTGTCCTCGAACTCGCCGGCGATGCGTGGGCGGATGCGCTCGCGTTCCAGCCAGTCGTCGATGTGGGCGCGCATGGCGGCGTGGCCGGTGGGCAGCAGCACCGGCACCACGGCCAGGCTGTGGGGAAACTGGCGGGCGGCGGCCTCGGCCCATACGGGCGGGGCATACCAAGCGATGGGGCTGGTGCCCAGCAGCTGGCTGGTGGTCTTGAGGGCGGGGTTGGGCGGTGCAGGGCGGTCGGCCAGCACGGCGTCGAGCTTGTGCAGGGCCAGCTCACCCAGCAGGGGCTGGAACTCGCCTTCGTGGCACAGCAGGCGCAGGTGGGGTTCGTCCAGCACGGGGGTGAGCAGGCGGTGCACGGCCACCTTGGCGATGCCGTCGGAGATGCCCAGATTCAGCCGCAGCGTGCGGCCCGAAGCGGCTTCCGATACGCGGTGCGGCAGCTTCTCGCCCAGAGCGAAGATGTGGTCGGCCTCGTGCATGGCGGCAATGCCGGCATCGGTCAGCACGAGGTTGCGGCCCTCGGTGCGCAGCAGCGTCGAGCCCAGGTCCTTTTCCAGCAGGCGCACTTGCGCGCTGATGGTCTGCACGGCCATGTCCAGCCGTTCGGCGGCCCGGGTCAGCCCACCTTCCTTGGCGACGACCCAGAAGTAATACAGATGGCGGTAGTTGAAGGTCTGGCTCATGGCGTGTAGGACGGGGGCGGCTAACAGTTCGCAAAAACCGAAGTGATGTTAAAGCCAAGCGGGCTTGGCGTCTTCCGGCGGTACGGGCACATTCCAGGTTCCCGTGTTTCCCCTTCCACCTTTTTGCGAAAACCAACATGACTAGCTGCGCAAATCGCCTCCGCTGCCTGCCGGGCTTCCAGCCCCGCAGGCCCCTTCCTCTACCGCGCTGCGGCGCAGGGAGCTGAACATGGTGGAAACCATCGGAACTCCCATGATGTGGGCCGCCTTCGGCCTGTTCGTCGTCGTCGCCATCGCCATCGACCTGCTGGTCATGGAGCGCCAGGGCGCACACAAGGTGACCATGAAGGAAGCGCTCAGCTGGAGCGTGCTCTGGTTCTCTCTGGCGTTCGTGTTCGTCGGCATCCTGTGGTGGTACCTGAACGGCTCGCAGGGCCGGGAGGTGGCCAACACCGTATCGATGCAGTTCATCACCGGCTATCTGGTCGAGAAGAGCCTGTCGGTGGACAACATCTTCGTCTTCCTGATGATCTTCAGCTACTTCGCCGTGCCGGCCGAGTACCAGAAGCGCGCCCTCATCGTCGGCATCATCGGCGCGATCGTGCTGCGCACGGTGCTGATCCTGGCGGGTGCGTGGCTGCTGGCCACCTTCCACTGGCTGCTGTACGTGTTCGGTGCGTTCCTGGTCATCACCGGCGTGAAGATGTGGATCGCCGCCGGCAAGGAGCCGGACATCTCCAGCAACCCCGTGCTGAAGTTCCTGCGCAAGCACATCCGCATGTCGGACAACTTCGACGGCGAGAAGCTGACCACGGTGGTCAACGGCGTGAAGCTCTTCACCCCGCTGTTCGTGGTGCTGCTCATGATCGGCATCACCGATGTGATCTTCGCGGTGGACAGCATCCCGGCCATCTTCGCCATCACGAGCGATCCGTTCATCGTGCTCACGGCCAACATCTTCGCCATCCTGGGCCTGCGTGCGCTGTACTTCCTGCTGGCCGACCTGGCGGACCGCTTCCACCTGCTGGCCTATGGCCTGGCCCTGGTGCTGGTCTTCATCGGTGCCAAGATGCTGCTGATCGACGTGTACAAGATCCCGATCGGCTACGCGCTGCTGGTCACGGCTTCGCTGATCGCCGGCTCCATCATCCTGTCGCTGCGCACCTCGCGCCCGGCGGTGGCAGCCGAGCCGGCCACGCCGGCCGCCCTGCCGCCCAAGGAATGACGGCGGGTACGGCGCACCGCAGGCGACCCCGAAGATGATGCAGTCCCTGTGCACCCTGCGCCGCTGGCTGCGCGGGCTCGAACCCCGGGCCCGCGCCCTGATGGGCGGCAGCGGCTGGCTGCAGCGCATGCAGCCGTGGCTGGAGCGGCGCCAGCTGTTCCGCTTCCAGCGCCAGCCGCTGGCGCGCGGGGTGGCGGCTGGCGCGTTCTGCGGGCTGATCCCCGGTCCGCTGCAGCTGCCGGCCACGGCCCTGGCCTGTGCCTGGGTGCGCGGCAATGTGGTGGCCGGCGGCGTGACCACCTTCTATACCAACCCGCTCACCACCGTGCCGCTGTATGCGCTGGCCTTCCAGATGGGGGCCCTGGTGCTGCCGGGTGAGCAGGTCCTGCCGGCGTGGCAGAGCGTGGCACCCGGGGGCGACTTCACGGTGCAGGCCCTGGCGGCGTGGATCCAGGCGCTGGGCCTGCCGCTGCTGGTGGGGCTGCCGGTGCTCGGCCTGCTGTTTGCAGCGCTGGGGTATCTGGCCGTGCAGCTGCTGTGGCTGGCGCCCGCCGTGCAGCGCGGACGCCGCTGGCAGCGGGCACGGGCCGCGGCCCTGCCACTGCAGGGGCCGGGCGGATGAAGCGGTGAACGCCAGGCAGGGATGGACAGAACAGCCGGCGGCAGTGGGCTATTGCCAAAATGCCCCGCAGCGCTTGATTGGCAAGCGCAGTGCGCTATTAATTACATAGCGATTGCCGTCGGCTGGCCGTGGGGGCACGGCGCGGCCCGTGTTCTGCAGCGCGGCGCGGTGGCCGGGGGCGGTCAGGCCGCCGGCTTGTATTTGATGGTGCAGCCATAGGGCTGCGTGGTGGCGGCCGCCACCGGCTTGCCGGCGGCGATGTCCC from Paracidovorax wautersii includes:
- the priA gene encoding primosomal protein N', with product MTADGLPSPAGAAPPCASVQVAVQTPAHSAVGDLLTYACAEPLAPGTLVRVPLGRREVLGVVWDTPDHGAGLPDGMAPRAVAGVLDGVAPLDRSWRRLVAFAAHYYQRSLGEVALAALPPQLRDLSPEQLGRRLRRPAKVATSASGSENTTESIALSAEQESARAQIDQHPGPFLLYGSTGSGKTEVYLRCVQQALEADPTAQALVMVPEINLTPQLEERFNARFAGRYGPGSVVSLHSGMTNPQRLKSWLAAHAGTARIVLGTRMAVFASLPGLKLIVVDEEHDASYKQQEGARYSARDLAIWRGRDQGAKVILGSATPSLETWHASRPPTPEDPQGGRYLRLAMPSRIGAGALPRVRVVDLAQQPRGSVFSPPLIAAITERVERGEQCLVLLNRRGFAPVLHCTECGWKSDCPHCSAHQVFHKIDRTLRCHHCAYTVRVPFACPTCGNPDIAPIGRGTEQLEEQLAALLRNVITPERRAARVARIDADTTKAKGALEEQLAQVHAGEVDVLVGTQMVAKGHDFRRITLVAAVQPDGALFSSDFRAPERLFALLMQAAGRAGRDAQYMADQGGRPSEMWVQTWHADHALYAALRRHDYPAFAARQLAERADAGMPPFAFQALVRADARTQEAAQAFLTAASQAARDGGLPGLEHVFLFPPVPLAIQRVANVERAQMLVESPSRGALQRFLAAWQPVLHATRAQPAHKGLIRWLVDVDPLAI
- the hemE gene encoding uroporphyrinogen decarboxylase — its product is MSFAPLQNDTFLRACRRQATDYTPLWLMRQAGRYLPEYLATRAKAGSFMGLATNVQYATDVTLQPLDRFPLDAAILFSDILTVPDAMGLGLSFAQGEGPRFAKNVRDEAAVAELAVPDMDKLRYVFDAVTSIRKALNGRVPLIGFSGSPWTLACYMVEGKGSDDYRQVKTLMYSRPDLMHRILEINADAVAAYLNAQIDAGAQAVMVFDSWGGVLADGMFQQFSLAYTRRVLAQLKRTGVDGTDVPRIVFTKGGALWLDEMGGLDCEVLGLDWTANLAKARALVGGAVGGPGKALQGNIDPNVLFAPPDAIAAQARAVLDSFGTPHTDRTTTGPTHIFNLGHGISQYTPPEHVAALVEAVHSHSRAQRRPL
- a CDS encoding Bug family tripartite tricarboxylate transporter substrate binding protein, coding for MIPRRQFLTRSALLAAAPLAAAVPAWAQDPTLRLVVGYPPGGSSDRVARIVADKLQAALGHPVIVENKVGAGGRISAQYVKNAPASQPMLLLANPAVMVVSPLVVNDVGYDPVKDFVPVSEVNNYVFGVAVSTGVPVKELSHLLAWLRANPSQANIGVPATGSLPHFFALMLGQQAQVTAEAVGYKGSAPLLTDLIGGQVPVAVDTLDSLIPQHEAGKIRILAVSSEQRHPLVPQVPTLKEGGVKLAASGWNTVFAPKSLPQSQVDRYAGLIQKAMQDADTQRLFKAGNLDPVVASAAQTRQRLAAYRQQWEPVIKASGYRP
- a CDS encoding sulfatase-like hydrolase/transferase; amino-acid sequence: MQRPNIVFIVADDLGYADLGCYGGRDAAFGPVSPVLDQLAAGGLKLTQGYSNSPVCSPTRFALMTARYQYRLRGAAEEPIRTATRGNDQLGLRPEHPTLPSLLKDAGYRTGLMGKWHLGYPPHFGPLKSGYEEYFGPMSGGVDYFTHCGANGVHDLWFGEEEKADEGYLTDLITNYSVDYIERMAAGAQAGTPFFLSVHYTAPHWPWETRDDEALAHELKDSKQAIYHLAGGNVETYRRMIHHMDEGIGRIVQTLRAHGLERDTLIVFTSDNGGERFSDNWPLVGGKMDLTEGGIRVPWIAHWPAVIAPGGTSTQPCLTMDWSATMLDVGGAQPHADYPLDGQTLAPLLRNAAWTADRPLFWRMNHRGQRAMRHGDWKYLRVDGVDYLFNLAQDERERANLAPLQPARLADMVQAWEAWNASMPAIPGDATVSLCYTEKDMPGR
- a CDS encoding GreA/GreB family elongation factor, yielding MHDAVVIALGERTLTELDSSRLSRLADQQRPAVLADVLAQAEVIRSRAVRDDVVTMYSRVELVDLHTRRRQMLTLCYPRDAQPAAGLILVLSPVGMGVLGLKVGDVARWPTPHGEECAATIEAIEFQPEAAGDFTT
- a CDS encoding universal stress protein, translating into MIPRSILAVTDFSIQGTLAMARAALLCAKHGATLKLVYLAPADEAPPPDAAVRLSHHALQLQQRHYITVHAATRTDFMAASVASEAKSADLVVWGTAPLRGLRGWFSAHPAIRLLRATKRPVLVVRQRAEQPYQSVMVAVDFSAASRRLVEWAVALHPSARVELFHAIDTANEGKLRYAEVSEQAIRMYREECRRHAQSRMLTLFDSNDARRNRLSSSIGRGNPARQVLVQQQSMGADLIVVGKHPASWLADLVFESVAQRVLHGARADVLVAPHGFQPASRGAAIERLSTDMPVRRVKAGAPRPPGYPNPAAMPAGT
- a CDS encoding LysR family transcriptional regulator; the protein is MSQTFNYRHLYYFWVVAKEGGLTRAAERLDMAVQTISAQVRLLEKDLGSTLLRTEGRNLVLTDAGIAAMHEADHIFALGEKLPHRVSEAASGRTLRLNLGISDGIAKVAVHRLLTPVLDEPHLRLLCHEGEFQPLLGELALHKLDAVLADRPAPPNPALKTTSQLLGTSPIAWYAPPVWAEAAARQFPHSLAVVPVLLPTGHAAMRAHIDDWLERERIRPRIAGEFEDSALLATFASTGMGVMPAPASLGEMLSRTHGLVHVGTTDDVQEQFHLIYNVRKVMHPLVTRLVEGGGLD
- a CDS encoding TerC family protein, producing MVETIGTPMMWAAFGLFVVVAIAIDLLVMERQGAHKVTMKEALSWSVLWFSLAFVFVGILWWYLNGSQGREVANTVSMQFITGYLVEKSLSVDNIFVFLMIFSYFAVPAEYQKRALIVGIIGAIVLRTVLILAGAWLLATFHWLLYVFGAFLVITGVKMWIAAGKEPDISSNPVLKFLRKHIRMSDNFDGEKLTTVVNGVKLFTPLFVVLLMIGITDVIFAVDSIPAIFAITSDPFIVLTANIFAILGLRALYFLLADLADRFHLLAYGLALVLVFIGAKMLLIDVYKIPIGYALLVTASLIAGSIILSLRTSRPAVAAEPATPAALPPKE
- a CDS encoding DUF2062 domain-containing protein, which translates into the protein MMQSLCTLRRWLRGLEPRARALMGGSGWLQRMQPWLERRQLFRFQRQPLARGVAAGAFCGLIPGPLQLPATALACAWVRGNVVAGGVTTFYTNPLTTVPLYALAFQMGALVLPGEQVLPAWQSVAPGGDFTVQALAAWIQALGLPLLVGLPVLGLLFAALGYLAVQLLWLAPAVQRGRRWQRARAAALPLQGPGG